A segment of the Ipomoea triloba cultivar NCNSP0323 chromosome 1, ASM357664v1 genome:
TTGACACATTTCATCCCACAAGTCCCAAAATTGTTCAAATATTAATCCTTCCAGTTAAATTCTGTCAAATTTAGATGGAGAATGGAAGCAATTTGGACATTTCAATGACTTCACCGCATCccaatactttttatttattgaaaaaaaaaaaaaaaaaattgcaggcAATGGCCACTGGTTGCCATCACTTCCAGTGGCTATGGCCAGCAAAAATTATGGTCAGTCTTGTGGCCATTggaaacaatggcaagaggtcCAGTCATCATTCCCAGTGGCCACAGGGCCAACCAGGAACAATGGGCAATGGccaaagacttttttttttttttttttttcatttttcattcgGCAATCAGTCCTTGTGGCCATAGTCAGATCGAGAACATAGCTACTCACCATGGTTCTTGAACTCATGGCATGcaattttgttttatgtttttatataaaatGTGGGGAAAGGATTAAGTCCAAGAAATGTCTAAATTGCGGACTGCCCCCACTTTTTGGTACATGCTAGGCATGTGCCATTTCTCCATccaaatttgacaaaattttgaCAGGAAGGCCAGGACTGGAACAACTATGAAACTCATGGGATCACATATGTCAAAATTGAAAGTCGAGAACTAAATCTAGAACTGCCAATATACTATATGAACCAAAAGTAGAATCAAGTCTAGAATGAAATGAAGACATACCCAATCCTAATGATTCAACTTCATCCAGTTGGAAGGCACATGGTTTAGTCTTTTTTGTTCTAAGACATAGATTAATCTTCTCAACAGCAGCAAGCAAGTCCTGTAAGAGGCATTAGACATTTACACTCAGAAACAAAAGAAGCATTTTATGTTGTTTACATGACTCTTGGTAGAGAATatgtttaaaatataaaataggaCATAAATCCACTATTCCACTTCAATTGGAAACATAAATAAGAGCATTAATAGTCACATACAAGGTTAAAGATCCCCTCAGAGACATCTGTTATAAGCATTTTGAACAAATGAATAGTGAATGCACATATATTTACAATAGTGGCATGGCTTATATGAATCCTGGAATCTAGTCCAAACAGAGATCAAATATTTCCCTGGCATAACTCACAATCATAGCATGTCTTAGTCCTCATATGTGTTAGATGTTTTTTCATCTGAAATGTTCACTATTTTGTCAAACCTTTGCTTACAGAAAAGAAGCCATTTCAGCTTCATACTCTTTGTTTAACCACCTTAACTAATAACAACAGTGAACAAAATAATACTCTGTAAGCATTTTACCTCCCATGATGCTAAACTCTTCATATGCTTAGGAAGGATCTCATAATCATCTAGTGACACACATAATAAGGCCGTAGAGTCTTCAAATGACATCAATGAACTGTCCATCTCATCTACATTAAAAGGCAAAAATTACAACATTGGTATGTCAATGTATGCACTATCACCAATTAAACATCTTAACAGAAAGCAACAAGTTTTAGACCTTCAGCAAAATCCAAAATCTTTGTCACGGATTGAAATGGCTCCTCATCGACCATACAATTAGCTGCAAATCATAATAAAAGGAGGACTAACAAAAGCATCCAAACAGAAACTTTTTTATATAGCAAACATCAGAAGTGAGTTTATCTACTTACCTTCAGGTGCAAGAGTAGCTAGACAGGCATCCGAAAGTCCaagattttttaaattcagtGAATCATCATCTAGTCTAAAGGTGTCAAAGAGCACAAAATAGAAATCCAGTAAAATTCAGTATTAGATTTTAAACTAATGCAGCCAGCACAGTATTTTATAGTAACACAAATAACTCTCACACAAGGCAAGATATGCTGATACACATTCATAAGCAAACTAAATTCCGCTTTTCCAGAATTTTAATGACAAGCTAAGGCACATGCAATTTGATAACTTACATCACACATTTGCACGCCAATTTTCTAGAATGAAAGGATACAGAGGATCGTCTTCAATTTTCCTTGTAAAATCAATACTGTTGTTTGAAGAGACATCATCCATTACGACTTCACTTTCCCCTTCTTCATCGTCATAATCAATATCGACTAATACATCTCATATGgtagaaaatttgaaaaaacaaaaaaaaaacaaaaaaaaaaaacaaaacaaacaaacaaacaaacaaacaaaaaggtAATATTAAGaacaaagaaaattttcaaattgcaaTAATATAACAATAGTATAAAGTATAAAGTACTTACTGGAGGAGATGTAGCCCAAGGAGCGGAGATGATCCTGGAGAGACAGGAGGTCATTTTGGTTCTTCTTGTAGACTTCATTGCAGTGGCCGAGGAGCTCCTCAAACGACACCGTTCCGAAGGACATAGATTCCAACAAGTTGAGATCGCTGCTTGCCGACGACACTCTCCGGTTCAGGCATTGCACGAACGTCGTCGACGCAGAATCTAATGCACATATACGTACAATCACGTTTTAGAAGAAAAGACGTTATGGTTAAATTTAGGAAGAAATGGTACCGAGGGGGATCGGGCGGCGGTCAACAGACTGCTTGAGGGCGTCGCTGCTGGTCTGTAGGTGGTTGCAGAAAGCGGCGACGGTTTTGCTGAATTTTCCGATCGATGCTTCCATTTCTGCCTCCGTCGTCTGGCTTCGCGATCTATGGAGgatttgaaacttgaaagtgaGGTAATGAGCGCCTTGGGTTAGTTAAGAGCTCAATATTAAAACAagatataaacaatagaataaaatTAGTAATAAATAGCGCCTGTAGCTCAGTGGATAGAGCGTCTGTTTCCTAAGCAGAAGGTCGTAGGTTCGACCCCTACCTGGCGCGGAatttttaaaactaattttacGCCAGATGAGCCAGCTAGTTTTCGGCTTGGCCATGTAACCCGTTTAATCCCCAGTTGGGCCAGCTAGTTTTGGGCTCGGCCAGTCAACCCGTTTAATCCGTATTAATTCAATTTAttacttaaattaaatatagtttataatttaatataggaataaggttcaaatcaACCAcggaacgtaacctgaaagtgcaattaggccactgaacgaaaaaaaatgtgcaattaggccactaaacaCTCCAACTACATGcgatttcacctgatagcaggttaccttcaatttcatcaggttgcTTGCTTATATCagttactagttttatacgcgcattgcgcgaataggttaatgcccaatgtttatatttaaataaatatttgaaagtatatcaatgcaagattatataagagaagtttatacatgggtaattgaatgtcgaatttttttatttaaaaatctaactcaaagtatatgaatcgaagataatatagaaaattcattataattattattaaaataaatgttgcaaccttgtaaaattgatagtctaaatatttggtctaaaaataatagtctaaataaatactacttttaatttgaatttttctaaatgTTCTTAATTcacttttgagtaacattgtcattgtcttcatctttactatttgttctcttcctttttgttggtagtgtgttatttgcaattcggttattgttgttagcatagatgacaacgtcatgcaatgagattatgatattggagctatggactttcctttaggtgttttgcttggggttcatttggtttaaccattattgttgaatgagttacgttattgtggataaagaaatccctagtttatgaaaaaaagattaaataaattaataaaaatttgaaaattttaaatattatgtattccaaagatattaaaaggtagtttctcgcttcaatttgatgggtaatgggttatttgagtactttcattgtcaacaaatcccctaagtagttaatatgattggtttcaaactattcttttttatttttttcatggtagtaaagaaatacatatgtatcattttttggtgtaactactaatttatttaattcaataatagtaaaatagagtgattccgcttcaatttgttgaattatttgattactctctttgtcaaccaatcctcaagtagttaatataattagcttcaaatcattttaatttttttcatagtattaataaaatacttcgtaaataaatatataacattattttgtactataactttgatatttaattacaagatattgtaaaaataagataatggacaatgtaatgaatatcaattgataaatttgaatgtaaagaatctttgcaatgagagaaaataaaaacaatataactaatgaaattatttcttttatttaatttatttttttgttaatgaataatttttttcaaataaatgtattgtagacacataattctaaattaaagtaatacatatgtattattttttgttgtagctactaatttatttaatttaatatgagtaaaatagagtgagaaacttaattatgtcaaatttaattgagatgaggttcgaacctaagacctttcttatagaaattaatgggtaagttaaaagttaacggaatattaacggaaaagagaatatttaacggaaaacttaacggataatcataaaagtaaggttaaattaggtaatctctattaataatattaatctgaattatcttaaccatctatttgattaaataattcatctgaaccatccatttgattaaataatttgaccgccattttttctacccattttaggcctaactttctttggttcttattagtatagtagatatggaTGGTGAGTaggtattttaaaataattttttaataataaatattaaaaattaaaattaaaaattaattttaaaaaaaaatggtgcccccctcccctcccctcctTCGTCTCCAACGAGAAAGGGCTCATAAATTCTATCTATAATACCTTGAAAATAAAACACTAGTAAACACTGAATCTTGgcctttttttaaataaaaattttaatttttttcatttatcttattttaatttttaaagtttattattaaaaaaaaattttaaatgccaactcaccatcgatgtaagcagacaacctgatgaaatggaaggtaacttgctatcaggtgaaattgcatgcatttggagtgttgagtggcctaattgcacttttatttcgttcaatggcctaattgcactttcaggttacgttcagtggccaatttgaaccttattcctttaactagttttatacgcgcattgcgcaaatggattaatgcccaatgtttatatttaaataaatatttgaaagtatatcaatgcaagattatatatgagaagtttatacatgggtaattgaatgttgaattttttttatttaaatatctaactcaaagtatatgaatccaagataatataaaaaattcattataattattactaaaataaatgtttgcaaccttgtaaaatcgatagtctaaatatttggtctaaaaatgatagtctaaataaatactaattttaatttgaatttttctaagtgttcttaattctcttttgagtaacattgtcattgtctttatctttactatttgttctcttcctttttgttggtagtgtgttatttgcaattcggttattgttggtagcatagataacaacgtcatgcaatgagattatgatataagagctatggactttccttggggttcatttggttcaaccattattgctgaatgagttattgtggataaagaaatccatagtttaagaaaaaagattaaataaattaataaaaatttgaaaatttaaaatattatgtattccaaagatattaaaaggtagtttcttgcttcaatttgctgggtaatgggttatttgagtactttcattgtcaacaaatcccctaagtagttaatatgattggtttcaaactattcttttttattttttcatggtattaaagaaatacatatgtatcattttttttgtgtaactactaatttatttaattcaataagagtaaaatagagtgattccgcttcaatttgttgggttatttgagtactctctttgtcaaccaatccccaagtagttaatataattagctttaaattattttaaattttttttcatagtattaataaaatacttggtaaataaatatataacattattttgtactataactttgatatttaattacaagatattgtaaaaataagatactggacaatgtaatgaatatcaattgataaatttgaatgtaaagtatctttgcatgagaaaaaataaagacgatataactaatgaaattatttcttttatttaatttaattttttgataatgaataattttttaaaataaaggtattgtagacacataattctaaattaaagaaatacatatgtatcattttttgttgtagctactaatttatttttaattaatttaataagagtaaaatagagtgagaaacttaattatgtcaaatttgattgagatgggttcgaacctaagacctttcttatagaaattaataggtaagttaaaagttaacggaatattaacggagaagagaatatttaacggaaaatttaacggataatcataaaagtaaggttaaattaggtaatctctattaataatactagtattttcgcattggatttgctataatattttaagaatatttggatcgatatacaattatataaattataacatcgaatattatatagcgcaattgatgaaattgattggatcaactatgtttttttttatgtttttcttgcttgaattagagcaaataattgtccaattacccaatgcgatgcacggataaattttttattatatatttagataatatgcgatgcacggataaattttttattatatatttagataataaaaataaaacggataaattttttattatatatttagataataaaaataaagatgataaattttttattatatatttagataataaaaataaagataaaattataaaaattatatatttagataataaaaataaagataaaattataaaaaaattataatattgaacatatacatttatttgattataagattagtgcgaaagtattactcaattaattgaataatatatgagttgtttgtcaacaattatctttaaaagatcgatatgtaatatgacttatataattatattattactaaaataaatatgggaaaatgagaaataatttaattatatttattataaaaataaattcaacgatcaatgtttagcttaattatcataatgccaagaccttgtggtctaatggcacccggttgcactcacATATGAAAagggaagggggtgggtttgagtctcagtggaggcaattttgactttttgtgcttcagtatgttgagaaagtaattatgaacagatattacactaatatatgtgcaattatacttttataccttaagtatattcattttcaccatatcgcatttagttttttcttcctccatatgtgaatgaactaattttaattattataaaaaatctaacaacccatgtttagttattttttttttaagtttttacaatttaaagttttcaaaagaaaaatgtaattaattttttttaatgtttttaaataattttcagtcaattagtaatatcctttccctttttcaatttgcctaaatTATCCttccttttctattaggatcttttcaatttgcctaaatTATCCttccttttctattaggatctttttatattttcaatcaattagtaaaatatctattaggatctttttatattttcaatcaattagtaaaataagtattaggatctttttatattttcaatcaattagtaaaataagttttaggatctttttatattttcaatcaattagtaaaataagttttattttccatttatattttcaatcaattagtaaaataagttttattttccattttatctttactattactattgtttggacCGGGATTTcacaaagaatgattttatttttattgatagtagtataaatatagaagtataggtaattagttgaattattattattcgtgtaaataataattaatagattatttttttcttataaaattacgcagattttgttttcattattctcacaattataatggtttaaattattatgagaatttggtaaataaaattttgttaccaataaaacgttattaattttttaccaattaattaataatattattttgaaatttgaaggggaggattttacttttattaatagtctttatacatgaatatagaaacaatattaccaattaatggatattagttaattttcattttacattttcttaccaaataagctttattaattatttgaccaacaaaatatttacttaattgactacaaaaaatTGAGCGAAAAAATGAAATTGGaggatattacttttatatatatataatatggatGTTTTCGAATGATCCCGTACCAACATATGTTTGGTATATCACATGTCGTTTTCATTGCACTAACTATACcatcaaataaagtaataacagtacattcttttacaaaattattgagtttataatataacactatatttaattattatgtaaattatatattaatttgtaatacctaatactaaaattgttaataagtatagttatcattactctatgctgttttttcttttgcaagaatGGTATTATAAAATCAAGCTGCTTGGAAACATTACCTGGAAGTCACGGAGTAGGCACTCCACTGTCTGTTGGTTGACTGCGAAATGTTGATATTCCTGGGACAAATAACAATGAATCAATCGAAGACAAAAACATGCTCtattagtgaaagaagaaaattgttttcgatttgtagatcagaattgaaagaaaacattGGGAAAAAGATGTCTCTTTTTAGCAAACTCCCTTGTATTTCTTCTTCTGCTAATGCCAGATTGAGAAAAATCGAATCTGTTTCCCTAAACCCAgtgagaattgaaagaaaacaggcgcagcaacagaatttgcagatttgacaGTGGGGATgtctggaataattgcactgcgtttctcttttaaagttcgcAGTATatgattagggatttatataaggttgtatcttattacgatagaattgtagtatgataggaattgtaatgtagaattgtagtgcgataggaattgtaatgtagaattatagtacgataggaattgtaatgtaaaattgtacaacgaataggaaaatagaaaataatagcatcctaaatattgtatgactgttttgggcgggaagcttaaagtgaggattttgtttttatatatagtatagatagtatagatatagattggaTTTCGtattttaatagcagatttatttgatacgaattgtattggaattgtagtataggagttgtattgttttaatattattctattatttatacgaattgtattggaattgtagtataggaattgtattgttttaatattactctattgttttaatattattttattattttaaattttttaatgtacaatattttgggcgggaaggaagatttcgttttggaggattttgtttttatatatataatataaatattaatttgaattatcttaGCCATCTATTTggttaaataattcatctgaaccatccatttgattaaataatttgaccgccattttttctacccattttaggctaactctctttggctcttattagtatagtagatataattaaaaattttgttatacgtcatttttcataattatatatttgtatatttatgatCATGTAACTAAATCTTTTTGTACGTATTTAATTAAAAGAGCATGATActaattcttctttgtttattttttctgtatatttttaaatttaatttcctttgtatttatataaatataatagtgctttatatatatatatatatatatatatatggatgagatCTGGTGCGAATAATTTCCCAGGTGCAAACATGCGGTGAGATCTGAgcagttgatcaaatctagatcaacagcTCTAatcattgaaaatttgaaaaaaaaaaagaaaaaaagaaaaaaaaaagcgcaTACTAAAGaacaaagtttaaaaatgatgcaccttaactGTTACAAagacacaccttaagtgttagaatGACACACctttaaatgttaaaatgacacaccttaagtctTTACATTGCACACCTTCAGTTTTTAaaatggcacaccttaagtgttacaaaaacgcaccttaagtgttaaaatgacgcaccttaactataaaacttatgcaccttaagtgtataACTAACGCACTTTAAACAGACTCTTCCCATGATTTCAACTGATGTCGGACTTCTTTACTCTCTACCATCACCTGAATATCACCCCTACTATTCCACTATTTACCCACTCACTAGGCTACCTATCCATCTCATAGTGTGATGGCTAACGTTTCATCGATGGGTTGGACATCGCCATTAAGAAGTGGAAGAACGCCTTCATCTTCGTCCGACTAACCAACCACCCTTTCAACTTTTCAACTAGCTGGCATCGGTCCTACTACACGCTGGATAAGCCCCCTCCTCCTACCGACGAGCTGACAAGCCACAAAAACGCGCTCAAGGATCTAGGCTTGGTCTAGGTCACGCCGTGGTCAATATTGATAGGGCCATTAGGTAAGCATGACCACAAAATGGACCATTAGTTACGCATAAACATACTACACAGTGTTTgaaaacgcaccattaggtgtggtgaggtatggtgcatttttctaagtgtgtggtgtgttttgtggtgcatttgtgcatttctttgttgtgtgTTTCCTAACAGTATTGGTGGTTTTTTTGCATAACTAATGGCGCGTCTGCACCGACCACACATTAGACGGTAATGTGTAAGATACTTTAGGAAATATCTTCATTTATAAAAGTAAACTATGTCATTTATTAGAACTTtcaaaaaaggggaaaaatcaGACAAATCGAGAGACACAAAACAAATAAGCAAGAAGTTATCATATCTTTCTTGAAATTCAGGTGCACATTGTTAAAATTTCAACCCTGGATGAGTTGCCAAAAGTTCTCTAAGCACTGGTTTGAAGTCTGCTTGGTtacaatcaatttcatcaattaaacgTCTCACCTTCTGGCTCAACAATTTTTACCATTTCTGTAGTGAAATCAGTGCATCAAGAACACAAAAGTATCAATGAATCACCTTGCTTTTGGGGTATGCATATTTAATTCCTCCCCAATAGTAAAATGGAGAATTTGATGAAGCAAATTAAACTTTCTTGATTCAAAATGCCCCTACACCTGAAATATTCAGAACAAATCCTCATATGAGAACTAAAGAActgcataatatatattaaaaacaatttcattattttatgattttattagcTTTTGCTGCATAAATCTGATTTTAATCCACATACAAATTGCCACGGAGCAATAGAGCTAAGACATTGGTTGAGCCTCATCGGCCAATATCTTTGATTTCTAAGACATTGTCCTCTTCAACCTATTCCATCAAAATAAGTGGTGGTTCCTGCTTTGTAGCAACAATGTTTCTGGCTCAATCCTCTCTATTATGTCAAATGCAAAAAGTTTAGTATAATTGCAACTTCATACAAACTAGATTTCAGGATTGATTCCTCGAAAGTTGGGGAATTTATCAAGCcttcaagtgttttttttt
Coding sequences within it:
- the LOC116001403 gene encoding uncharacterized protein LOC116001403 isoform X1, translating into MEASIGKFSKTVAAFCNHLQTSSDALKQSVDRRPIPLDSASTTFVQCLNRRVSSASSDLNLLESMSFGTVSFEELLGHCNEVYKKNQNDLLSLQDHLRSLGYISSNVLVDIDYDDEEGESEVVMDDVSSNNSIDFTRKIEDDPLLDDDSLNLKNLGLSDACLATLAPEANCMVDEEPFQSVTKILDFAEDEMDSSLMSFEDSTALLCVSLDDYEILPKHMKSLASWEDLLAAVEKINLCLRTKKTKPCAFQLDEVESLGLGHKARSYLLLLIKMNRVVVETAGGLISYRIL
- the LOC116001403 gene encoding uncharacterized protein LOC116001403 isoform X2, whose product is MEASIGKFSKTVAAFCNHLQTSSDALKQSVDRRPIPLDSASTTFVQCLNRRVSSASSDLNLLESMSFGTVSFEELLGHCNEVYKKNQNDLLSLQDHLRSLGYISSIDIDYDDEEGESEVVMDDVSSNNSIDFTRKIEDDPLLDDDSLNLKNLGLSDACLATLAPEANCMVDEEPFQSVTKILDFAEDEMDSSLMSFEDSTALLCVSLDDYEILPKHMKSLASWEDLLAAVEKINLCLRTKKTKPCAFQLDEVESLGLGHKARSYLLLLIKMNRVVVETAGGLISYRIL